One Euwallacea similis isolate ESF13 chromosome 16, ESF131.1, whole genome shotgun sequence DNA segment encodes these proteins:
- the LOC136413909 gene encoding uncharacterized protein, which yields MVVNYWIFSSLLLLCKFKDLLGLKDVKLTIEPSIVQYLSQSTLRCSYDLEKDILYSVKWYRGLREFYRYTPIEQPSTKVFPFEGITVDQSCSNSTQVVLRNISFNLSGNFSCEVTTDAPHMVTGVDEQSMVVIQLPESSPKISVGREVLDVGDILRANCSSPPSRPPVTLKFILNNRTVALNNPYPFRRLSERSWSDLILELTLGEIHFDNGRLVLGCMAVIPGVYDDEVALELESAKDPVPQRVRGLNGVKKASEQTKLPYVLLCYFLFRSAILGVL from the exons ATCTTCTCGGTTTGAAAGACGTAAAACTGACAATCGAACCATCTATAGTGCAATATTTGAGCCAGTCCACGTTGCGTTGTTCATATGACTTGGAgaaagatattttatattcggtGAAATGGTACAGAGGCTTGCGCGAATTTTATAGATATACTCCCATCGAGCAGCCAAGCACAAAAGTTTTTCCGTTTGAGGGAATTACTGTTGAC CAAAGCTGTTCCAATTCCACTCAAGTGGTCCTTCGGAATATCAGCTTCAATTTGTCTGGCAACTTTAGCTGCGAAGTTACTACCGATGCACCCCATATGGTTACTGGTGTAGACGAACAAAGCATGGTAGTTATAC AGTTGCCAGAATCTTCGCCCAAGATAAGTGTTGGACGAGAAGTTTTAGACGTGGGAGACATTTTACGAGCAAACTGCTCAAGTCCGCCATCCAGACCACCCGTTACACTCAAATTTATACTGAATAACAGGACG GTAGCGTTGAACAACCCTTACCCCTTTAGAAGGTTATCAGAGCGGTCCTGGAGTGACTTAATACTGGAATTGACATTAGGGGAAATTCATTTCGATAATGGCCGTCTGGTGCTGGGATGTATGGCAGTCATTCCTGGAGTTTACGACGACGAAGTGGCGCTAGAGTTGGAGAGTGCCAAAGATCCAGTTCCACAAAGag TGAGAGGCCTAAATGGGGTCAAGAAAGCTTCAGAGCAAACAAAGCTGCCGTACGTTTtgctttgttattttttgttccgAAGTGCCATTCTCGGAGTGCTTTAG